A genomic window from Cryobacterium sp. SO2 includes:
- the rplD gene encoding 50S ribosomal protein L4 gives MATALDLIDANGKKAGSVELPAEIFDVQTNIPLIHQVVVAQLAAARQGTHKVKSRGEVSGAGRKPFKQKGTGRARQGSIRAPQMTGGGIVHGPTPRSYDQRTPKKMIAAALKGSLSDRARGDRLHVVTALFSAETPSTKGAITLLTQIASSKHVLVVLERTDELTLRSIRNLPTVHVLSWDQLNAYDVLVSDDIVFTKGAFDAFVAHKTKKEEVSA, from the coding sequence ATGGCTACCGCACTCGACCTCATCGACGCCAACGGCAAGAAGGCCGGCTCCGTAGAGCTGCCCGCCGAAATCTTCGACGTACAGACCAACATCCCGCTGATTCACCAGGTCGTTGTCGCGCAGCTCGCTGCCGCACGCCAGGGAACGCACAAGGTAAAGAGCCGCGGAGAAGTTTCCGGTGCCGGCCGCAAGCCGTTCAAGCAGAAGGGAACCGGTCGCGCTCGTCAGGGCTCGATCCGCGCCCCTCAGATGACCGGTGGTGGCATCGTCCACGGACCGACCCCGCGCAGCTACGACCAGCGCACCCCGAAGAAGATGATTGCCGCCGCGCTCAAGGGTTCACTCTCTGACCGCGCCCGTGGCGACCGTCTGCACGTGGTGACCGCGCTGTTCTCGGCCGAGACGCCCAGCACCAAGGGCGCCATCACGCTGCTCACCCAGATCGCCAGCAGCAAGCACGTGCTGGTCGTTCTCGAGCGCACCGACGAGCTGACCCTCCGCAGCATCCGCAACCTCCCGACGGTGCACGTGCTGTCCTGGGACCAGCTGAATGCCTATGACGTTCTCGTCTCTGACGACATCGTCTTCACCAAGGGCGCGT
- the rplC gene encoding 50S ribosomal protein L3 encodes MSYADTKTTKGLLGKKLGMTQVWDENNKLVPVTVIEISPNVVTQIRTKDIDGYAGVQIASGAIDPRKVNKPSAGHFEKAGVTPRRHVTELRTADAADYTLGQELTVDGVFVAGTKVDVMGTSKGKGFAGVMKRHNFKGVSASHGSHRNHRKPGSIGASSTPSRVFKGMRMAGRMGGERVTVLNLKVHAIDAEKGLILVKGAVPGAKGRLVFVRTAVKGA; translated from the coding sequence ATGTCGTACGCAGATACCAAGACCACCAAGGGCCTCCTCGGCAAGAAGCTCGGCATGACGCAGGTATGGGACGAGAACAACAAGCTCGTACCCGTCACCGTCATCGAGATCTCGCCGAACGTCGTGACCCAGATCCGCACGAAGGACATCGACGGTTACGCCGGCGTTCAGATTGCCTCTGGCGCCATCGACCCCCGCAAGGTGAACAAGCCGTCCGCAGGACACTTCGAGAAGGCCGGCGTCACGCCGCGCCGTCACGTCACCGAGCTCCGCACCGCGGATGCCGCTGACTACACCCTGGGCCAGGAACTCACCGTTGACGGTGTGTTCGTTGCCGGCACCAAGGTCGACGTCATGGGCACCTCCAAGGGCAAGGGCTTCGCCGGTGTTATGAAGCGTCACAACTTCAAGGGTGTTTCCGCTTCGCACGGTTCACACCGCAACCACCGCAAGCCCGGTTCCATCGGTGCCTCCTCGACCCCCAGCCGTGTCTTCAAGGGCATGCGCATGGCCGGTCGTATGGGTGGCGAGCGCGTGACCGTGCTGAACCTCAAGGTTCACGCGATTGACGCCGAAAAGGGCCTCATCCTGGTTAAGGGTGCCGTTCCCGGCGCCAAGGGCCGCCTCGTATTCGTCCGCACCGCAGTGAAGGGAGCGTAG
- the rpsJ gene encoding 30S ribosomal protein S10 has product MAGQKIRIRLKSYDHEVIDISARKIVDTVTRAGATVVGPVPLPTEKNVVCVIRSPHKYKDSREHFEMRTHKRLIDIIDPTPKAVDSLMRLDLPADVNIEIKL; this is encoded by the coding sequence ATGGCGGGACAGAAGATCCGCATTCGACTTAAGTCGTATGACCACGAGGTCATCGACATCTCGGCGCGCAAGATCGTCGACACCGTGACCCGTGCGGGCGCGACCGTCGTCGGCCCCGTGCCGCTTCCGACCGAGAAGAACGTGGTGTGTGTCATCCGTTCCCCTCACAAGTACAAGGACAGCCGGGAGCACTTTGAAATGCGCACCCACAAGCGTCTGATCGACATCATTGACCCGACGCCGAAGGCCGTCGACTCGCTTATGCGTCTCGATCTCCCGGCAGACGTCAACATCGAGATCAAGCTCTAG